A region of the Candidatus Methylomirabilota bacterium genome:
GGAGTCGGCGCTCAGCTTGTCCAGGCCGGCGTGCGGCCCTACGAGTGGCCGCGCGTGCTCATCACGCATCACCACTCGGATCACATCATCGACCTGGGTCATCTCCTCATCACGCGCTGGATCAGCGGGCAGAACGCGCCCTTCGAAGTGTGGGGGCCCGCGGGCACCAACCGGCAGATGGACAAGCTGCTCGACTACCTCGACTGGGACATCGAGATCCGCCGGCATCACATGGTCAAGCGGGACCGCCCGACCGTGCGCGTGACGGAGATCGAGGAGGGCAAGATCTTCGAGGTGGGCGGGGTCACGGTCAGCGCCTTCACCGTGGACCACGATCCCGTCAAGCCGGCCGTCGGCTATCGCTTCGAGGGCGGCGGGCGGCGCGTCGCCATCTCGGGCGATACGCGCCCGTCCGAGAACCTCATCCGCTGGAGCCGTGGCGTGGACTGCCTCATCCACGAATGCTGCGAGATGACCAAGACCACCTGGACTCCGGACTGCGGCTGGCCCTCGCTGGAGGATAAGATCCGCGGCCTCGCCTCGTATCACACGCAGCCGGAGGACATCGGCCGCGTCGCCCAGGCCGCCGCTCCCGCGAAGCTCGTCATCACCCACATGATGCCCGGTTCCGTACCCGCCGAGCTCGAAGCCGCGGCGCGCCGCCACTTTTCGGGAGCCATCACGGTGGGCGAGGATCTCCTCGAAGTCTGAGCTGCCTCTCTCCATCCCTCTCCCCCATCGGGGGAGAGCGCCACCTTCATGCATCCCTCTCCCCCATCGGGAACAGGGCCTTCCCTTCCTGCATCCCTCTCCCCCATCGGGGGAGAGGGCAGGGTGAGGGGGCAGCTGTGAGCAGCCTGACGGTTGGACGACCGCTAGGCTCGAAGCGCAGCCAGAATGGCACGCGCTTCGGGGCTGCCGAGATCGGGCACGGGTGTATAGGTCATGCCCGAAGTGATGCCCGCGCCTGTTTCCCACTCGGCGGCTGCGTCCTCGAGAACATCCTCGACGGTCAGGTCGAACCGCGCCAGCTCTCCGATGCGAAGCGGCGCTCCAGAGGCCCGACATTTGATGTAGATGGTTTGCTCGGGTTCGACCACCATCAGGGTGGCGGCGCCCCGCTCCTCGAGATTCTTGGCCGTGCGGCTCCGGATCCCGATGGCGACACAGAGCCGCGTCGGCGAGAGCGCCAGCACCTCGAGATAGCCGCAGAGCATCGGGTGCGGCCGACCCTCGGCATCCACGGTCATGAGGGCGAGGGCGCGGCCGAGGAGCGGGCGAAGATCAGACTGAGAGAATCGCTCGACGAGGGCCGCAGGCAGGGCGGCGCCCAGGCTCCGGGCCATTACTTGGCGAGGTGCGCCTTGAGGAAGCGGAGGATCTGCTTCTCCGAGTCCCCGTGCGCGGCCGGATCGTACTGAATCGTGGCGCCCTTGCCGCGGCGTGCGTCGGGCACGAAGACGATGCCGCGCACCTCCGCGCCATCGAAGTGGTGCCTGGCCTCCGGATAGATTACCGCGGTGACGT
Encoded here:
- a CDS encoding pyridoxamine 5'-phosphate oxidase family protein, whose protein sequence is MARSLGAALPAALVERFSQSDLRPLLGRALALMTVDAEGRPHPMLCGYLEVLALSPTRLCVAIGIRSRTAKNLEERGAATLMVVEPEQTIYIKCRASGAPLRIGELARFDLTVEDVLEDAAAEWETGAGITSGMTYTPVPDLGSPEARAILAALRA
- a CDS encoding MBL fold metallo-hydrolase; amino-acid sequence: MRAVLLGTGSPPPNPKRRGPATLLTLGEERFLVDAGSGVGAQLVQAGVRPYEWPRVLITHHHSDHIIDLGHLLITRWISGQNAPFEVWGPAGTNRQMDKLLDYLDWDIEIRRHHMVKRDRPTVRVTEIEEGKIFEVGGVTVSAFTVDHDPVKPAVGYRFEGGGRRVAISGDTRPSENLIRWSRGVDCLIHECCEMTKTTWTPDCGWPSLEDKIRGLASYHTQPEDIGRVAQAAAPAKLVITHMMPGSVPAELEAAARRHFSGAITVGEDLLEV